In Candidatus Hydrogenedentota bacterium, one genomic interval encodes:
- a CDS encoding DUF3810 family protein, protein MPSSSHAVKPARRVSRWSKFWMVLGLFCWAGLGLWFAFPPPQAFVEGFYTRFVYRVIVAGVAPLTNSADFSVALALTIALVAGFPLLWTLNWLYLRFVKGRSHWRGLFWGFQWAFFLTPIIAIWFLVFWGAGYQRLAPEERLKLDTSAISDEESALLRGQLLETILNDQPQAPEDRDANRALAAVAAAMKTTIKEWDGHSLWLPDGVKATPEGLLLANGTSGICTPFTLEPHVDGGLPDTAFVSTGAHELGHIAGMCTEAEATLIGFVSGVRAADPYARYAVALDMYMDLVRQLPGDAMKSAMERLPEIAREDLKKAREAAARYRIEWLQKASWRAYDKYLQAQGIKEGVKNYGRGISLFLFLWRDGRLADTGLTPPVPALPEPAEGAAPSPPEAGPSLNSPAQPVPEAAASPDAPET, encoded by the coding sequence ATGCCAAGTTCCTCGCATGCCGTGAAGCCGGCGCGGCGCGTTTCGCGCTGGAGCAAGTTCTGGATGGTGCTCGGCTTGTTCTGCTGGGCCGGTCTAGGGCTTTGGTTTGCATTTCCGCCGCCCCAGGCCTTCGTCGAAGGGTTCTACACGCGGTTTGTTTACCGGGTCATCGTGGCTGGCGTCGCGCCGCTGACCAACAGCGCGGATTTCTCCGTTGCGCTTGCCCTGACCATCGCTTTGGTCGCGGGGTTTCCGCTTCTGTGGACCTTGAACTGGTTGTATCTGCGTTTCGTGAAGGGGCGCTCGCACTGGCGGGGTCTTTTCTGGGGCTTCCAGTGGGCCTTCTTCCTCACGCCCATCATCGCCATATGGTTCCTGGTCTTCTGGGGCGCGGGCTACCAGCGGCTGGCGCCGGAGGAGCGGCTGAAACTCGATACTAGCGCGATCTCGGACGAAGAATCGGCGCTGTTGCGCGGGCAACTGCTCGAGACCATCCTCAACGATCAACCCCAGGCGCCGGAAGACCGCGATGCGAACCGCGCGCTTGCCGCTGTCGCCGCCGCAATGAAAACCACTATCAAGGAATGGGACGGCCACTCGCTCTGGCTGCCCGATGGCGTGAAGGCGACGCCGGAAGGGCTGCTCCTGGCGAACGGCACCTCCGGCATCTGCACGCCCTTTACGCTTGAGCCGCACGTCGATGGGGGGCTGCCCGATACCGCGTTCGTCTCGACGGGCGCGCACGAACTGGGCCACATCGCGGGCATGTGCACCGAAGCCGAGGCCACGCTGATCGGGTTTGTCTCCGGGGTGCGCGCCGCGGACCCGTATGCGCGCTACGCCGTGGCGCTCGACATGTACATGGACCTTGTGCGCCAGTTGCCGGGCGATGCGATGAAATCCGCCATGGAGCGGCTGCCGGAAATCGCGCGGGAAGACCTCAAGAAGGCCCGCGAGGCAGCCGCCCGCTACCGTATCGAATGGCTGCAGAAGGCCAGTTGGCGCGCCTACGACAAGTACCTCCAGGCGCAAGGCATCAAGGAAGGCGTGAAGAACTATGGGCGCGGCATCAGCCTGTTCCTCTTTCTCTGGCGCGACGGCCGCCTGGCCGACACCGGGTTGACGCCGCCCGTTCCGGCGCTTCCCGAACCTGCGGAAGGCGCGGCGCCGTCTCCGCCCGAAGCCGGGCCCAGTCTCAATTCCCCGGCACAACCGGTTCCGGAGGCCGCGGCTTCGCCGGATGCGCCGGAGACATGA
- a CDS encoding cysteine synthase family protein, translating to MQESGVAASGVEAAAGHAVGVLGAIGCTPLVELQRMSPNPRVRILAKFEGANPGGSVKDRTAYYMIKKAEESGELHPGKTILEPTSGNTGIALAMIGALKGYKVKLMLPGCVSEERRHVLEAFGVHVEITPGCEGTDGARRRAHAVLAEQPDLYYMPNQFVNENNTLAHYETTGPEIYAQTGGRLDAFVAGMGTTGTLMGVSRYLKERSPRIQIVGVEPTPGHAIQGLKNLEESLAPEIYDPAQLDDKIMMQDDAAFEAARRLAMQEGLFVGISSGAAVAGAIRIAERMDHGTVVTLLPDRGDRYLSTALFRSVCAKCPP from the coding sequence ATGCAAGAAAGCGGTGTGGCGGCTTCAGGCGTGGAAGCGGCGGCGGGACATGCGGTGGGCGTGCTCGGCGCGATTGGCTGCACGCCCCTGGTCGAATTGCAGCGGATGAGCCCGAACCCGCGGGTGCGCATTCTCGCGAAGTTCGAAGGGGCGAACCCCGGCGGGTCGGTAAAAGATCGCACCGCCTACTACATGATCAAGAAGGCCGAGGAATCGGGCGAACTCCATCCGGGCAAGACGATCCTCGAGCCGACATCCGGCAACACAGGCATCGCGCTGGCCATGATCGGCGCGCTGAAGGGATACAAGGTCAAGCTCATGCTGCCCGGATGCGTGAGCGAAGAGCGGCGCCACGTGCTCGAGGCGTTCGGTGTGCACGTCGAAATCACACCCGGATGCGAAGGCACCGATGGCGCGCGACGGCGCGCGCACGCCGTGCTGGCGGAGCAGCCGGACCTCTACTACATGCCGAACCAGTTCGTGAACGAGAACAATACGCTGGCCCATTACGAGACGACCGGGCCGGAAATCTACGCCCAGACGGGCGGCCGTCTTGACGCCTTTGTGGCGGGCATGGGCACCACGGGCACGCTGATGGGGGTGTCCCGGTATCTGAAAGAACGGTCGCCGCGTATCCAGATCGTTGGGGTCGAGCCCACGCCCGGCCACGCGATTCAGGGCCTCAAGAACCTCGAAGAGTCGCTCGCGCCGGAGATTTACGACCCGGCCCAACTCGACGACAAGATCATGATGCAGGACGACGCGGCGTTCGAGGCCGCGCGGCGCCTGGCCATGCAGGAAGGGCTTTTCGTGGGCATTTCCAGCGGCGCCGCGGTCGCCGGGGCGATTCGCATCGCCGAGCGCATGGACCACGGGACCGTGGTCACGTTGTTGCCGGACCGGGGCGACCGGTACCTGAGCACCGCGCTGTTCCGGTCGGTCTGCGCGAAATGCCCGCCGTGA